From Deltaproteobacteria bacterium, the proteins below share one genomic window:
- a CDS encoding asparagine synthase C-terminal domain-containing protein, producing the protein EVVRQTGSENYRVFPDPQGLTSEIDRLMWHQEEPFGSTSIYAQWNVFRLARSYRTKVVLDGQGADEILGGYHPFFGDFLAELLASGRFGATMRQAQHLRSIHGYSYMWVLSHLVAGLMRAEAAGLRSRPPFAWRTIPWLLNTTKVPPPVPLEQRFGGRHLLNRLYHLLTSTSLPALLHYEDRSSMAYSIEARVPFLDHRLVDFIFSLPTDQILRDGMTKVILRRAMSGILPSRVRDRADKLGFGTPEENWFCTSLRDWIQGIIRSRSLRERGYLDADRAAKEFALHCAGKKNMSFTIWRWINLELWFRKFIDQVPGGLE; encoded by the coding sequence TGAAGTCGTGAGGCAGACGGGGTCGGAAAACTATCGGGTCTTTCCGGACCCGCAAGGTCTCACCAGCGAGATAGACCGGCTCATGTGGCATCAGGAGGAGCCTTTCGGTTCTACCAGCATCTATGCCCAGTGGAACGTCTTCAGGTTGGCCAGATCCTACCGGACAAAGGTCGTTCTCGACGGGCAAGGGGCTGATGAGATTCTCGGTGGATATCATCCCTTCTTCGGAGACTTCCTCGCAGAACTCCTTGCAAGCGGCCGATTCGGAGCAACCATGCGACAGGCGCAACACCTCCGTTCAATCCACGGGTACTCCTACATGTGGGTCCTCTCACACCTCGTGGCAGGTCTCATGAGGGCCGAGGCAGCCGGGCTCAGGTCGAGGCCCCCTTTTGCTTGGAGGACGATACCCTGGCTGCTGAATACCACGAAGGTCCCCCCTCCTGTTCCGCTGGAACAGAGATTCGGTGGGAGACACCTTCTCAATCGACTCTACCATCTGCTCACCTCCACGAGTCTCCCTGCACTCCTCCACTATGAGGACAGGAGTTCCATGGCCTATTCCATAGAGGCCCGGGTCCCGTTTCTCGACCATCGCCTGGTGGATTTCATCTTCTCTCTTCCAACCGACCAGATCTTGAGGGACGGGATGACAAAAGTAATCCTGAGGAGGGCTATGAGCGGCATTCTCCCTTCCAGGGTTCGAGACAGGGCGGACAAGCTCGGTTTCGGCACGCCCGAGGAGAACTGGTTTTGTACGAGTCTCAGGGATTGGATCCAAGGGATTATTAGATCCAGGAGCCTCAGGGAAAGGGGATACCTCGATGCCGACCGCGCAGCAAAAGAGTTTGCCCTGCACTGTGCCGGCAAAAAGAACATGAGTTTCACCATCTGGCGATGGATAAACCTCGAGCTGTGGTTCAGGAAATTCATCGATCAGGTACCAGGGGGGCTGGAATGA